One stretch of Rhodopirellula islandica DNA includes these proteins:
- a CDS encoding D-mannonate oxidoreductase, producing the protein MNTLFELNDDVAVVIGGTGELGGHMAQALGSAGARTAVLGRNAERGEAKVKAITAGGGEAKFFAVDGMQADSLAEARDAITAWAGTPTILVNAAGGNHPDATIPPGGDVCGLPREAWQHVFDLNLVGGALLPSQVFAPAMIEAGVGSIINIASMSGIIPLSRVVAYSAAKAAVINLTLWLAREWATTGVRVNAISPGFFPAEQNRKLLYNDDGSYTERGGQIIGHTPMARFGKPDELAGAAIWLASRKASSFVTGQNIAIDGGFASVTI; encoded by the coding sequence ATGAATACTCTTTTTGAATTGAACGATGATGTCGCGGTCGTGATCGGCGGCACAGGCGAGCTCGGCGGCCACATGGCCCAGGCACTCGGATCGGCCGGGGCTCGCACCGCCGTCTTGGGACGCAACGCGGAACGCGGCGAAGCGAAAGTCAAAGCGATCACCGCGGGCGGTGGCGAAGCCAAATTCTTCGCCGTTGACGGGATGCAAGCGGACTCCTTGGCCGAAGCTCGCGATGCGATCACGGCTTGGGCCGGAACGCCCACGATCCTGGTCAACGCCGCGGGCGGGAACCATCCCGACGCGACGATTCCACCCGGCGGCGATGTCTGCGGCTTGCCTCGCGAAGCGTGGCAACACGTGTTCGACCTGAACCTGGTCGGCGGAGCTTTGTTGCCGAGCCAAGTGTTCGCGCCCGCGATGATCGAAGCCGGCGTCGGCAGCATCATCAACATCGCGTCGATGTCGGGCATCATCCCACTGTCTCGCGTCGTGGCTTACTCGGCCGCCAAAGCCGCGGTGATCAACCTGACCTTGTGGCTGGCTCGCGAATGGGCAACCACCGGCGTTCGAGTCAACGCGATCAGCCCCGGTTTCTTCCCCGCCGAACAAAACCGCAAACTGCTCTACAACGACGACGGCTCTTACACCGAACGTGGTGGCCAAATCATCGGCCACACCCCGATGGCTCGCTTTGGAAAACCGGACGAACTCGCCGGCGCTGCCATCTGGCTGGCTTCGCGAAAAGCGTCCTCGTTTGTCACCGGTCAGAACATTGCCATCGACGGCGGATTCGCATCCGTCACGATCTAA
- the recJ gene encoding single-stranded-DNA-specific exonuclease RecJ — protein MSTDSSSISDSNQLVDSGTKREWRITPHDAPLVEQLIRTTGLPPVVAQLLVSRGVYSQEDAATFLDTKLTSLRDPQLLPGVPAATEKILAAAEAKTPIVIYGDYDADGMTGSAILVNCLRLLGAEVSYHVPNRLEEGYGLNEDSIRKLVARGKQMIVSVDCGIASLECAKLCRELGVTLIITDHHQIGDELPDADIIVHPRLPGTAYPFGELCGAGVAFKLAWSLCQAKCGQKKVTPPMKRFLMQSLSLAAIGTIADVVPLLDENRVLVNHGLRVMQTEPLPGLWELMKLTKLDQASELTTENISFGLAPRLNAAGRLGQAQLGIELLTIEAGDRAVALAQYIDQLNGTRDTLQRSVQLAAQKQANADFDPEKDPALVLAGVGWHTGVIGVVAGRLAEKYAKPVIILSLDTAGKVDATGSGRVGGTGINLYEALRECDDRLIRYGGHPAAGGLTIRESDIEAFRGDFCEAVSKQWSEQELAPAIQIDAEAPLGQLNLQTMKQIETMAPFGAGNPRPVLMGRDIQLSEPAKKMGKGENHLSVRLKQGERVIRGVAFGAADWCEPLNQHNGPIEIAYRPVINEFNGYRSVEVHLVDWRKQT, from the coding sequence TTGAGTACCGATTCCAGCTCGATTTCCGATTCCAACCAGCTTGTTGATTCCGGGACGAAGCGGGAATGGCGGATCACTCCGCACGATGCTCCGTTGGTCGAACAACTGATTCGCACCACGGGACTGCCTCCGGTCGTCGCTCAGTTGCTCGTCAGTCGCGGCGTTTATTCGCAAGAAGATGCGGCCACGTTCTTGGACACCAAACTGACCAGCCTGCGTGATCCGCAGTTGCTGCCCGGTGTGCCTGCCGCCACCGAAAAAATTCTGGCGGCCGCGGAAGCCAAAACCCCGATCGTCATCTACGGCGATTACGACGCCGACGGCATGACCGGATCCGCGATCCTGGTCAATTGCCTGCGATTGCTCGGGGCCGAGGTCAGCTACCACGTGCCCAATCGACTCGAGGAAGGCTACGGCCTGAACGAGGACTCGATTCGCAAACTGGTTGCTCGCGGCAAGCAAATGATCGTTTCGGTCGATTGCGGCATCGCCAGCCTGGAGTGCGCGAAACTCTGCCGCGAACTCGGCGTGACGCTGATCATCACCGATCACCACCAAATCGGCGACGAACTGCCCGACGCTGACATCATTGTCCACCCACGATTGCCCGGAACGGCTTACCCGTTTGGCGAACTTTGCGGGGCTGGCGTGGCCTTCAAACTTGCCTGGTCGCTGTGCCAAGCCAAATGCGGGCAGAAGAAAGTCACGCCCCCGATGAAGCGATTCTTGATGCAATCGCTGTCGCTGGCCGCCATCGGAACCATCGCCGACGTGGTCCCACTGCTCGACGAAAATCGCGTGCTGGTCAATCACGGCCTGCGAGTGATGCAGACCGAACCGCTGCCGGGTTTGTGGGAGCTGATGAAGCTGACCAAACTCGATCAAGCCAGCGAACTGACAACCGAGAACATCTCCTTCGGCTTGGCCCCGCGACTCAATGCCGCTGGAAGACTCGGCCAAGCCCAACTGGGCATCGAGCTGCTGACGATCGAAGCCGGCGACCGCGCCGTCGCGTTGGCCCAGTACATCGATCAGCTCAACGGAACCCGCGACACGCTGCAACGAAGCGTTCAACTGGCCGCACAAAAACAAGCCAACGCCGACTTCGATCCCGAAAAAGATCCCGCGCTGGTCCTGGCCGGAGTCGGCTGGCACACCGGAGTCATTGGAGTCGTCGCGGGTCGCTTGGCAGAGAAATACGCCAAACCCGTGATCATTCTCTCGCTCGACACCGCGGGCAAAGTCGACGCGACCGGATCGGGACGCGTCGGCGGCACCGGCATCAACCTCTACGAAGCCCTGCGAGAATGCGACGACCGGCTGATTCGCTACGGCGGTCACCCAGCCGCAGGCGGCCTGACGATTCGCGAATCTGACATCGAAGCCTTCCGTGGCGACTTCTGCGAAGCGGTTTCGAAGCAGTGGTCCGAGCAAGAGTTGGCGCCGGCCATTCAAATCGATGCGGAAGCGCCGCTTGGCCAATTGAATCTGCAAACGATGAAGCAGATCGAAACGATGGCTCCGTTTGGCGCCGGCAACCCGCGACCGGTGTTGATGGGCCGCGACATCCAGCTCAGCGAACCGGCCAAAAAGATGGGCAAGGGTGAAAACCACCTGTCCGTGCGTCTGAAACAAGGCGAACGCGTGATTCGCGGCGTCGCCTTTGGTGCCGCCGATTGGTGCGAACCGCTGAACCAGCACAACGGCCCGATCGAGATCGCTTACCGGCCCGTCATCAACGAGTTCAACGGCTACCGCAGTGTCGAAGTCCACCTGGTGGACTGGCGAAAACAAACCTGA
- the aroH gene encoding chorismate mutase, with product MTMCRGVRGATTVEQDDRKEILKATTQLLALMIRRNEIDSTDLASATFTVTKDLHSEFPALAARQLGWLEVPLLCGYEVSVEGSLPRCIRVLLHWNTTKSQSEIQHVYIRDAVKLRPDLSKVPAVDVEELERWIAEHLKED from the coding sequence ATGACCATGTGCCGGGGAGTTCGCGGGGCCACCACCGTCGAGCAGGATGACCGCAAAGAGATTCTCAAAGCAACGACTCAGTTGCTGGCGCTCATGATTCGCCGCAATGAGATTGATTCCACCGACTTGGCCAGCGCGACGTTCACGGTCACCAAGGATTTGCACAGCGAATTCCCTGCTCTCGCGGCTCGCCAACTCGGGTGGCTCGAAGTTCCGTTGCTGTGCGGGTACGAAGTCTCCGTGGAAGGCTCTCTGCCACGTTGCATTCGCGTTCTGCTCCATTGGAACACGACCAAGTCCCAGTCCGAGATCCAGCACGTCTACATTCGTGACGCGGTGAAGCTGCGGCCGGACCTGTCGAAGGTTCCTGCAGTCGACGTCGAGGAATTGGAGCGATGGATCGCGGAACACCTCAAAGAGGACTGA
- a CDS encoding type II secretion system F family protein, translating to MSTPSAPTHNTPDGLLALSSIPQRALIRTLLVAHQERTNPAKWVHLLAAEFGGPIGMRMNHLAMLLKEGTPVADALEQTPGILAPSGLMAIRLASETGTLNETYEALISDQGLESESTDSSWRNPRSEFTRVTLGFVFAWFILSFLMIFIMPTFEKMFEEFGLELPAITRSLISVSHRGGEFFFFGIAIFMMLLLGRLLFFGEKRPQRFNPFRWHERFVPPSVNLLSLLAIVVGSGRPIASGLETLSKCHHVPQTRHRLAASCERVERGEDPWTTLANERILTKRESQALSVAGSSDVQAWLLQWLAESRFDKRSIHRHLLTRAVSLASLLLLAGVVAWVCIAVFLVLTSLIGALA from the coding sequence ATGAGCACGCCATCCGCCCCAACGCACAACACACCCGATGGCTTGCTGGCTCTTTCGTCGATCCCGCAACGAGCCTTGATTCGGACTCTGTTGGTCGCTCATCAAGAACGCACGAACCCAGCCAAATGGGTGCATCTTCTCGCGGCCGAATTCGGCGGCCCGATTGGAATGCGAATGAATCACCTGGCCATGCTCTTGAAAGAGGGCACCCCCGTCGCGGATGCCTTGGAACAAACCCCAGGCATCCTGGCCCCTTCCGGCCTGATGGCGATTCGATTGGCAAGCGAAACCGGAACGCTGAATGAAACCTACGAAGCCCTGATCTCCGACCAAGGACTGGAATCCGAGTCCACTGATTCCAGTTGGCGGAATCCTCGCTCGGAATTCACACGGGTGACCCTCGGCTTTGTCTTCGCTTGGTTCATCCTTTCGTTCTTGATGATCTTCATCATGCCGACCTTTGAGAAAATGTTCGAGGAGTTTGGCCTGGAACTCCCTGCGATCACTCGTTCGCTGATCTCGGTCAGCCATCGCGGTGGCGAGTTTTTCTTTTTCGGGATCGCCATTTTCATGATGCTCCTCCTGGGGCGTCTGCTGTTCTTCGGCGAGAAACGCCCCCAGCGATTCAACCCGTTTCGTTGGCACGAACGCTTCGTTCCACCGTCCGTGAACCTGCTGTCACTCCTGGCAATTGTGGTCGGCTCCGGCCGTCCCATCGCCTCGGGACTGGAAACACTCTCCAAGTGTCACCACGTTCCCCAAACAAGACATCGACTCGCCGCATCCTGCGAACGAGTGGAACGAGGCGAAGATCCTTGGACCACGCTGGCCAACGAAAGGATCCTGACCAAACGAGAATCCCAGGCTTTGTCGGTAGCCGGCTCGAGCGACGTCCAAGCCTGGTTGCTGCAATGGCTGGCAGAATCGCGATTTGACAAGCGTTCGATTCACCGCCACTTGCTGACGCGAGCGGTCTCCTTGGCCAGTCTGCTTCTGCTAGCCGGGGTCGTGGCCTGGGTTTGCATCGCGGTCTTCCTTGTCCTCACAAGCCTGATCGGAGCCCTCGCGTGA
- a CDS encoding DUF4430 domain-containing protein, translated as MIEDYAPTGEVTFDFVIDDETTKSYVVDNVAAGSTLETLMRNLSSPKMEIGGEGTTAFVNSIEGIATNATRGWTYTVDGEFATKGIGTMELNPPTKIVWKYTTFEEATAEKE; from the coding sequence GTGATCGAAGATTACGCTCCGACGGGAGAGGTCACGTTCGACTTTGTGATCGACGATGAAACGACCAAGTCTTACGTCGTGGACAACGTCGCGGCAGGATCGACCTTGGAGACTCTGATGCGCAATCTGAGTTCTCCCAAGATGGAAATCGGTGGCGAAGGCACGACCGCCTTCGTCAACTCCATCGAAGGAATCGCCACCAACGCAACGCGGGGATGGACCTACACCGTTGACGGTGAGTTCGCGACGAAGGGGATCGGCACGATGGAACTGAATCCGCCGACCAAGATCGTGTGGAAGTACACGACCTTCGAAGAGGCGACTGCCGAGAAAGAGTGA
- a CDS encoding sugar kinase: protein MIELRSDAKYAMVIPTSMGIRLTPVDHQPFHCSDTFKMQATSAESNVGSISSFLGLPVKVLTAFVKDSPVARFIKDDLAGRHMDYEGPEFVQDNPWGVRHQINMADSGWGSRGPRVQNDRAGEVGRQLNVKDFDLDRIFGTEGAKIVHLSGLIAALSEETSEFCLEIARAAKKHGSRISFDLNHRASFWKGREEKLAAQFKEIASLSDILIGNEEDFQLCLGVEGPEAGGSDITAKIDGFKEMINRVKKEYADTTLFATTLREVESANLHHWGAIVSHGTEFAVIEPREIGVIDRIGGGDGFVGGLLYGVLQGWDAEKSSQFGWATGALTATLYTDYGQPADEDQVWSIWKGNARVQR from the coding sequence ATGATTGAACTACGTAGCGACGCCAAATACGCCATGGTCATCCCCACCAGCATGGGAATTCGCCTCACGCCAGTGGACCACCAACCGTTCCACTGCAGCGACACGTTCAAGATGCAGGCCACCAGCGCTGAATCCAACGTCGGCAGCATCTCTTCGTTCCTGGGATTGCCCGTCAAAGTCTTGACCGCGTTTGTCAAAGACAGCCCCGTCGCCCGGTTCATCAAAGATGACTTGGCCGGCCGTCACATGGACTACGAAGGTCCTGAATTCGTTCAAGACAACCCTTGGGGCGTGCGTCACCAAATCAACATGGCCGACAGCGGCTGGGGTTCGCGTGGACCTCGCGTGCAAAACGACCGTGCCGGTGAAGTTGGCCGACAACTGAACGTCAAAGACTTCGACCTCGATCGCATCTTCGGAACTGAAGGCGCCAAGATCGTTCACCTGTCCGGCTTGATCGCTGCACTCTCGGAAGAGACCAGCGAATTCTGCCTGGAGATCGCTCGTGCGGCCAAGAAACATGGCTCGCGAATTTCATTCGACCTGAACCACCGTGCTTCGTTCTGGAAAGGTCGCGAAGAAAAACTGGCGGCTCAGTTCAAAGAGATCGCCAGCCTGTCCGACATCCTGATCGGCAACGAAGAAGACTTCCAACTTTGCTTGGGTGTCGAAGGCCCTGAAGCCGGCGGCAGTGACATCACCGCGAAGATCGATGGCTTCAAAGAAATGATCAATCGCGTCAAAAAGGAATACGCCGACACAACGCTGTTCGCAACCACGCTGCGTGAAGTCGAGAGCGCCAACCTGCATCACTGGGGCGCGATCGTTTCACACGGCACCGAGTTCGCTGTCATCGAGCCTCGCGAAATCGGCGTGATCGATCGCATCGGCGGCGGCGACGGATTCGTCGGCGGCCTGCTCTACGGCGTGCTCCAAGGCTGGGACGCCGAGAAGAGCTCGCAGTTCGGCTGGGCCACCGGTGCTTTGACCGCAACGCTCTACACCGACTACGGCCAACCTGCCGACGAAGACCAAGTCTGGAGCATCTGGAAGGGCAACGCCCGCGTCCAACGCTGA
- a CDS encoding GntR family transcriptional regulator — translation MQIHLSDDGVPLYQQVVQQIRHRILSGQLSGGDEMPAIRTLAERLRVNPNTIARAYRELEQAGLVEKRRTRGTFVSSSPTSMSAKGKREAIEPAIDQLLVLSQGLGVDAKELSQWILRRDEELQRKRGESS, via the coding sequence GTGCAGATTCATTTATCCGACGACGGCGTGCCGCTCTACCAGCAAGTGGTCCAGCAGATTCGACATCGAATTCTGTCGGGCCAGCTTTCCGGCGGAGACGAGATGCCCGCCATCCGAACGTTGGCGGAGCGATTGCGGGTCAATCCGAACACCATCGCGCGAGCCTATCGCGAACTCGAACAAGCGGGCTTGGTCGAGAAACGTCGCACCCGAGGCACGTTTGTCTCATCATCGCCAACGTCGATGTCCGCGAAAGGAAAGCGGGAAGCGATTGAGCCCGCGATCGATCAATTGCTCGTGCTCTCGCAAGGGCTGGGCGTGGATGCGAAAGAATTGTCGCAATGGATTCTCCGTCGCGATGAAGAGTTGCAACGCAAACGGGGGGAATCGTCATGA
- a CDS encoding RNA polymerase sigma factor — protein sequence MSHSIPFSKRVFQSLDHMVVHGGDAVAGLIDLTSSRMVRFATTITRNQHDAEDAVQTVLVKVAERPRLVRDADQPWNYLLRMVRNESLLIARRKPRWSLIDNLADLLTVRRVDELEQEETIREVWRALRKLPTEQSEVIVLKIWEQMTFLEIADVLEITPGTSASRYRYGMQKMTQLLRGDVDSEVPTHG from the coding sequence ATGAGCCATTCCATCCCCTTTTCGAAACGCGTTTTTCAGAGCCTCGACCACATGGTGGTTCACGGCGGAGACGCGGTCGCTGGCCTGATCGACCTGACGTCGAGCCGGATGGTGCGGTTTGCCACGACGATCACGCGGAACCAGCACGACGCGGAAGACGCAGTGCAAACGGTGCTGGTGAAAGTCGCTGAGCGGCCACGGTTGGTCCGCGATGCCGACCAGCCCTGGAATTACTTGCTGCGAATGGTCCGCAACGAATCATTGCTGATCGCGCGACGAAAACCTCGTTGGAGCCTGATCGACAACCTGGCGGACCTGCTGACCGTCCGGCGAGTCGACGAACTGGAACAAGAAGAAACGATTCGAGAGGTTTGGCGAGCCCTTCGAAAACTTCCCACCGAACAAAGCGAAGTGATCGTGCTCAAGATCTGGGAACAAATGACGTTCCTTGAAATCGCCGACGTCCTGGAGATCACTCCTGGCACATCGGCCAGTCGCTATCGCTATGGGATGCAGAAGATGACCCAGCTTCTGCGCGGCGACGTCGACTCGGAGGTCCCCACGCATGGCTGA
- a CDS encoding type II secretion system F family protein, translated as MTATPDDELIPELVAPGAPGLQCVQQQIEQLLLRRSMIALQLHQAAQQSVGPVAQQMEWMSRWFDQPITADDVLHHPDALAICQPLLVASKEHSSAEVAHEKTRLEDAVRHWESTLSSRPTRNRLWIILVYPLVLAFASIAILMVICVLLVPSFEEMMDEFGLALPYSTQTVFAVSHFTRDYGLWLLAALVAIVLVSQLVRYQAHRVGQHPPWVRLGRRLFMPARLVWASWAEHVAMMLDVGLTRREAYQIAGESSPSGWMSTLSKGCVQSIDDGRVPLSGPTHIHGKPCHLMIHAVQTQTVPQQADCMRDVAAIYRDRERHQRRDILTWVSPLIVCMLGMTIGWVMVALFMPLVQLISGLT; from the coding sequence ATGACAGCCACTCCTGACGACGAATTGATCCCAGAACTGGTTGCACCGGGAGCACCTGGATTGCAATGCGTTCAACAGCAGATCGAACAGTTGCTACTGCGACGATCCATGATCGCATTGCAATTGCACCAAGCCGCTCAGCAATCGGTCGGCCCCGTGGCCCAGCAAATGGAATGGATGAGCCGGTGGTTCGACCAACCAATCACCGCGGACGACGTGCTGCATCACCCTGACGCCCTGGCGATCTGCCAACCGTTGCTGGTGGCTTCGAAGGAGCACTCGTCCGCCGAAGTTGCCCATGAGAAAACCCGACTCGAAGACGCTGTCAGACATTGGGAAAGCACGCTATCGAGCCGACCGACTCGAAACCGCCTGTGGATCATTCTCGTCTACCCGTTGGTTCTCGCCTTCGCAAGCATCGCAATCTTGATGGTCATCTGCGTGCTGCTGGTGCCATCCTTTGAAGAGATGATGGATGAGTTTGGCCTAGCCCTGCCCTACTCCACTCAAACTGTGTTCGCCGTTTCCCATTTCACTCGCGACTATGGCTTGTGGCTCCTCGCCGCCTTGGTTGCCATCGTGCTGGTCTCGCAACTGGTTCGCTATCAGGCGCACCGCGTCGGCCAACATCCACCGTGGGTCCGCTTGGGCCGTCGACTGTTCATGCCCGCCAGATTGGTTTGGGCCTCCTGGGCCGAGCATGTCGCGATGATGCTGGACGTCGGCCTGACCCGAAGAGAGGCCTACCAAATCGCAGGTGAAAGCAGCCCATCTGGTTGGATGTCCACGCTCAGCAAGGGATGTGTTCAGTCAATCGACGACGGCAGGGTTCCACTTTCTGGCCCCACACACATCCATGGCAAACCATGCCACCTGATGATCCATGCCGTGCAAACCCAAACGGTTCCCCAGCAAGCGGATTGCATGCGAGATGTCGCCGCAATCTATCGTGATCGTGAACGGCACCAACGCCGTGACATTCTGACTTGGGTGTCGCCACTGATCGTTTGCATGCTGGGGATGACCATCGGCTGGGTCATGGTTGCGCTCTTCATGCCCCTCGTCCAACTCATCAGTGGTTTGACATGA
- a CDS encoding type IV pilus modification PilV family protein, whose translation MNHCSTSRTSPSRNAFTMIELVVAASIMIALMSVVTSLTFRIHGVWQDTNQQRLATWAVSSELERITSLPTDEIATALDQLQASAELQNMLPEPEWSGEFLDDELGPRVALRLNWKRRHPGIPLELVGWVLSTDTEEETSP comes from the coding sequence ATGAACCATTGCTCCACAAGCCGAACGTCGCCATCTCGCAATGCCTTCACGATGATCGAATTGGTGGTCGCCGCCTCGATCATGATCGCGCTGATGTCCGTGGTCACCTCATTGACGTTTCGCATTCACGGGGTTTGGCAAGACACCAACCAACAACGCCTCGCAACCTGGGCGGTGTCCAGCGAACTGGAACGCATCACGTCGCTTCCAACTGATGAAATCGCGACCGCTCTCGACCAACTCCAAGCCTCCGCGGAACTCCAAAACATGTTGCCTGAACCCGAATGGTCAGGTGAGTTTCTCGATGACGAACTCGGCCCGCGTGTCGCCCTGCGTCTGAACTGGAAACGCCGCCATCCAGGCATCCCGCTCGAATTGGTCGGTTGGGTTTTGAGCACGGACACCGAGGAGGAAACATCGCCATGA
- a CDS encoding ABC transporter ATP-binding protein: MNDVQESSVPDAVVVENLSQRFGRTEALDDVSLKIPQGTVFGLLGLNGAGKTTLLRHLLGLHQPRVGRVRVLGCNPITDREKVMRRIGYLSEEDSLPTWMRVRDLTGFCEAIYPRWDRAYASELCEWFELSPDTKLRSLSKGGRARAGLIAAIAHKPDLLVLDEPGSGLDPIARDDILQAIIRTVSLEGRTVIFSSHLLDEVSRVCDQVAIMHQGKLIESMPMMAVDERYEEWILRSRDETITTQHARRDCPVEAGLGWHQEDGEWSLLVPRQSDLSPATLPPEWQWIESRHVTLKRLFEAHVRAPRQSATAGDHSDKMSGREDASMESVS, from the coding sequence ATGAACGATGTTCAAGAGTCGTCGGTGCCGGACGCCGTGGTGGTCGAAAACCTAAGTCAACGATTCGGCCGGACGGAAGCACTGGACGATGTTTCGCTGAAGATCCCGCAGGGAACCGTGTTTGGGTTGCTGGGACTCAACGGTGCCGGCAAGACAACTTTGCTGCGTCACTTGTTGGGTTTGCATCAACCGCGAGTCGGCAGGGTCCGCGTGCTGGGATGCAACCCGATCACCGATCGGGAAAAAGTGATGCGGCGAATTGGGTACCTTTCTGAAGAAGACAGCTTGCCGACTTGGATGCGAGTCCGTGATCTGACGGGATTTTGCGAAGCGATCTATCCGAGGTGGGATCGAGCGTACGCGTCGGAACTATGTGAATGGTTCGAGTTGTCACCGGACACCAAACTTCGTTCGCTCTCCAAGGGCGGTCGAGCAAGAGCGGGTTTGATTGCCGCGATCGCTCACAAGCCGGACTTGTTGGTTTTGGATGAACCCGGCAGCGGGCTGGACCCGATCGCTCGCGATGACATTTTGCAAGCGATCATTCGGACAGTCAGCTTGGAAGGCCGGACTGTGATTTTCAGCAGTCACTTGCTCGACGAAGTCAGCCGAGTGTGTGATCAAGTCGCGATCATGCATCAGGGCAAACTGATTGAATCCATGCCGATGATGGCGGTCGACGAACGCTACGAAGAATGGATCTTGCGATCACGTGACGAGACGATCACGACGCAGCACGCTCGGAGAGATTGTCCGGTGGAAGCAGGTTTGGGCTGGCATCAGGAAGACGGTGAATGGTCGCTGTTGGTGCCCCGGCAATCCGATTTGTCGCCCGCAACACTGCCGCCCGAGTGGCAATGGATCGAAAGTCGTCATGTGACGCTGAAGCGATTGTTCGAAGCTCATGTGCGAGCCCCGCGGCAGTCAGCGACGGCTGGGGATCATTCGGACAAAATGTCAGGCCGCGAAGATGCCTCGATGGAGTCCGTGTCATGA
- the rpmG gene encoding 50S ribosomal protein L33: MSKSKKKAETIFLVCEETGQYNYTLRKKPGGEKLRLKKYNPNLRKHTWHAEKKK; the protein is encoded by the coding sequence ATGTCCAAGAGCAAGAAAAAAGCAGAAACCATCTTCCTGGTCTGCGAAGAAACCGGACAGTACAACTACACCCTCCGCAAAAAGCCTGGTGGGGAAAAACTTCGTTTGAAGAAGTACAACCCCAACCTGCGCAAGCACACCTGGCACGCTGAAAAGAAAAAGTAA
- a CDS encoding DUF1559 domain-containing protein, which translates to MATTFSSSPRRAFTLVELLVVIAIIGVLVGLLLPAVQAAREAARRMSCANNIAQITLATHNYEFAMEHLPPGTTNPTGPIVNTPNGEHIGFLVRLLPYIEQQGAADDFDLTASVYAPVNAKVRSYQIPAFLCPSFPFGINDEKTAGLSNYAGCHHDVEAPIEEDNNGLLFLNSEVRYSDIYDGSSHTILIGEMIPTVESLGWASGTRSSLRNTGSQIGGGIRALGAAGMNENPPEFVGGFASEHPGGGNFGFADGSVRFLSQNTDPQIFTYLGHRADGEFVDGEM; encoded by the coding sequence ATGGCCACGACATTCTCCTCCTCGCCACGGCGCGCGTTCACGCTGGTCGAACTCTTGGTGGTGATCGCCATCATCGGCGTCTTGGTCGGCCTGCTGTTGCCGGCGGTCCAAGCCGCACGGGAAGCGGCGCGGCGGATGAGTTGCGCCAACAACATCGCTCAGATCACCCTGGCCACTCACAACTACGAATTCGCGATGGAGCACTTGCCGCCAGGAACCACCAACCCGACCGGTCCCATCGTCAACACACCCAACGGCGAACACATCGGATTCCTGGTTCGCTTGCTGCCTTACATCGAACAACAAGGTGCTGCCGACGACTTTGATTTGACCGCCAGCGTCTACGCTCCGGTCAACGCCAAGGTCCGTTCCTACCAAATTCCCGCGTTCCTCTGCCCTTCGTTTCCATTTGGCATCAACGATGAGAAGACGGCTGGCCTGTCCAACTACGCCGGCTGCCATCATGACGTCGAAGCCCCAATCGAGGAAGACAACAACGGGCTGCTGTTTCTCAACAGTGAGGTTCGCTACAGCGACATTTACGACGGCAGCAGCCACACGATCCTGATTGGCGAAATGATCCCCACCGTCGAATCACTTGGCTGGGCGTCCGGGACACGAAGCTCGCTACGAAACACCGGTTCGCAAATTGGCGGCGGGATTCGAGCGTTGGGTGCCGCGGGCATGAACGAAAATCCCCCCGAGTTTGTCGGCGGCTTTGCCAGCGAACATCCCGGCGGCGGCAACTTTGGCTTCGCCGATGGCTCCGTCCGATTCCTGTCTCAGAACACCGACCCACAGATTTTCACCTACCTGGGTCACCGAGCCGACGGAGAATTTGTCGACGGGGAGATGTAG